A stretch of Sulfurimonas xiamenensis DNA encodes these proteins:
- the lipA gene encoding lipoyl synthase, translated as MPRAPKPEWLRKKITPSAHKEMITLLGEGDIHTICQEAMCPNISECFGQRVATFMILGVHCTRACSFCAVSRAKPMPPNPLEPENIAQAVSKLGLKHVVITAPTRDDLSDGGAEHFCQTVCSIKALDSSIVVELLISDLQENDSALKQIAMSGAEIIGHNLETVPRLYHVRKGADYNRSLRVLQKLLASNPTCATKSAIMLGLGEKKEEVLQAMKDLLGVGCRYLSIGQYLSPSLKHTSVVEYVEPKRFEFFAKKGFEMGFKHIKSSPYTRSSYMAHEYLERR; from the coding sequence ATGCCAAGAGCTCCTAAGCCCGAGTGGCTTCGTAAAAAGATTACTCCAAGCGCCCATAAAGAGATGATAACTTTGCTTGGTGAAGGAGATATTCATACAATTTGCCAAGAAGCAATGTGTCCTAATATCAGTGAGTGTTTTGGGCAGAGAGTAGCAACATTTATGATACTTGGAGTACACTGCACTCGTGCATGCAGCTTTTGTGCCGTCAGTAGAGCAAAACCAATGCCTCCCAATCCTCTTGAACCTGAAAATATAGCTCAGGCTGTATCAAAACTTGGACTAAAACATGTAGTTATCACTGCTCCAACGAGAGATGATCTTAGTGACGGAGGTGCTGAACATTTTTGTCAAACAGTATGCTCTATTAAAGCTTTGGATAGTTCGATTGTTGTTGAACTTTTAATCTCAGATCTGCAAGAAAATGACTCTGCATTGAAGCAAATAGCAATGAGCGGAGCTGAAATTATTGGGCATAATTTAGAGACCGTTCCCCGCCTATACCATGTAAGAAAAGGAGCCGATTATAATCGCTCATTAAGAGTGCTGCAAAAGCTTCTTGCATCAAATCCTACATGTGCTACAAAAAGTGCAATTATGCTAGGTCTGGGAGAGAAGAAAGAAGAAGTACTTCAAGCTATGAAGGATTTGCTCGGTGTAGGATGCCGTTATCTAAGTATTGGGCAGTATCTCTCGCCCTCACTTAAACATACAAGTGTAGTGGAGTATGTAGAGCCCAAAAGGTTTGAATTTTTTGCTAAAAAAGGGTTTGAGATGGGGTTTAAGCATATAAAAAGTTCGCCATATACACGCAGCAGCTATATGGCGCATGAATATC
- a CDS encoding lipoate--protein ligase family protein: MLKNRRWRFIDTGVGSAEWNMAVDEVLLKNHKESDFPTLRFYGWNKALSAGRFSKIEQSVDLEKLEKNKIACVRRLSGGGILVHDNDLSYSLIFAHNFLKDKSVKENYFYLCSFLINLYKKFGLNAEFACKIGLQSGHSNICLAGREPYDIIIDGKKMGGNAQRYTRSTMFQHGSIPISLNETLFESLFLQESGLKDAATLQKLGVFAAYKMLSKTAVETFCETYEAEIEIDTLSASEKQSVKELMQNKYTQKRWNIYAKSS; the protein is encoded by the coding sequence ATGCTAAAAAATAGACGCTGGAGATTTATTGATACCGGAGTAGGGAGTGCAGAGTGGAATATGGCAGTGGATGAAGTATTGCTGAAAAATCACAAAGAGAGTGATTTCCCGACTCTTCGTTTTTATGGATGGAATAAAGCTTTAAGTGCAGGACGGTTTTCTAAAATTGAGCAAAGTGTTGATTTAGAGAAACTAGAAAAAAATAAAATTGCCTGTGTTCGCCGTTTAAGCGGCGGCGGTATTTTGGTTCATGATAACGATCTCTCCTATTCGCTTATATTTGCGCATAATTTTTTAAAGGATAAAAGTGTGAAAGAGAATTATTTTTATCTTTGTTCTTTTTTGATTAATTTATATAAAAAATTTGGGTTAAATGCAGAGTTTGCATGCAAAATTGGGTTGCAAAGTGGGCACTCAAATATTTGTTTGGCTGGTCGTGAACCTTATGATATTATAATAGATGGTAAAAAAATGGGAGGTAATGCTCAGCGCTATACTCGCAGCACTATGTTTCAGCATGGAAGTATACCGATAAGTCTGAATGAAACACTATTTGAATCCCTGTTTTTGCAAGAATCTGGACTAAAAGATGCGGCAACACTCCAAAAGCTTGGAGTTTTTGCAGCATATAAAATGCTCTCAAAGACAGCAGTTGAAACATTTTGTGAAACATATGAGGCAGAGATTGAGATAGATACTCTTAGTGCGAGTGAAAAGCAGAGTGTTAAAGAACTTATGCAAAATAAATACACACAAAAAAGGTGGAATATTTATGCCAAGAGCTCCTAA
- a CDS encoding acyl carrier protein — protein sequence MNMDEIKKIIIEQILEIAPEISEDDIDENKNIQRSLEIDSFDFLKILTALNEKLGIEVPEADYSKVDTLNNMAEHFLKQL from the coding sequence ATGAACATGGATGAGATAAAAAAAATTATAATCGAGCAGATTTTAGAGATTGCTCCCGAAATTTCAGAAGATGATATCGATGAGAATAAAAATATTCAGCGCTCATTAGAGATTGATTCATTTGATTTTTTAAAGATACTTACTGCTCTTAATGAGAAGCTGGGAATTGAAGTACCTGAAGCTGACTATTCAAAAGTGGATACATTAAATAATATGGCAGAGCATTTTCTCAAACAGCTCTAA
- a CDS encoding dihydrolipoamide acetyltransferase family protein, which yields MSTFVMPSLGADMESAVLMEWKVKEGESVSKGDIIAEVETSKGVIEIEVFEDGVIEKLLVKEETDCAVGTPLAVIRSKEQEVEEKESQEFKIDESPQKVLEPEEKKTDEKVFKQRIKISPAARKKAKELGVELSEVQGDKKEIHLRDIESETVPKKSEHPASGMRQAIAKAMSLSNAQIPHYYLSSSINMSPALKWLEEVNRNRAIQERILPAALLIQAVVYALKEVPQLNGFWRNDALEISKEINPGIAIALRKEGLITPAILNAHELNLDGTMKSLSNLIERTRSGKLRNSEITEQTITITNLGDLGAESVFGVIYPPQVALVGFGRIMNAPWAEGDTLSVRKVLQATIAGDHRATDGRIGGKFLDKLNQILQIPQELL from the coding sequence ATGAGTACATTTGTTATGCCGAGTTTAGGTGCCGACATGGAGTCGGCAGTACTAATGGAGTGGAAGGTTAAAGAGGGCGAGAGTGTCTCCAAAGGAGATATTATTGCAGAAGTAGAAACAAGCAAAGGAGTCATAGAGATTGAAGTTTTTGAAGATGGCGTTATCGAAAAACTTCTTGTCAAAGAGGAGACGGATTGTGCCGTCGGAACGCCTTTAGCTGTTATTCGAAGTAAAGAGCAAGAGGTTGAAGAAAAAGAGTCTCAGGAGTTCAAAATCGACGAATCTCCTCAGAAAGTTTTAGAACCAGAAGAGAAAAAAACAGATGAAAAAGTATTCAAGCAGAGGATAAAAATCTCTCCCGCTGCGCGTAAAAAAGCCAAAGAGCTTGGAGTTGAACTCTCTGAAGTGCAGGGTGATAAAAAAGAGATTCATTTAAGAGATATAGAGTCCGAAACAGTGCCTAAAAAAAGTGAACATCCTGCTAGCGGGATGAGGCAAGCTATTGCAAAAGCCATGAGCCTCTCAAATGCTCAGATACCACACTACTATCTTAGCAGCTCTATCAATATGTCGCCTGCTTTAAAGTGGCTTGAAGAAGTTAACAGAAACAGAGCAATTCAAGAGCGCATTCTTCCTGCGGCTCTTTTAATTCAAGCCGTTGTTTATGCGTTAAAAGAGGTGCCTCAGCTTAACGGTTTTTGGAGGAATGACGCTTTGGAGATTAGCAAAGAGATAAATCCCGGCATTGCAATAGCGCTTCGCAAAGAGGGATTGATAACCCCTGCAATTTTAAATGCGCACGAGCTCAATCTTGATGGCACGATGAAATCATTAAGCAATCTAATTGAGCGTACACGCTCTGGCAAACTAAGAAACAGTGAAATTACGGAGCAGACTATTACAATAACAAATCTCGGTGATTTGGGAGCAGAGAGTGTTTTTGGAGTTATTTATCCTCCGCAGGTTGCACTTGTGGGATTTGGACGCATTATGAATGCTCCATGGGCAGAGGGTGATACGCTTAGTGTCCGCAAGGTATTGCAAGCAACGATTGCGGGAGACCATCGCGCTACCGATGGGCGTATCGGAGGAAAATTTCTTGATAAACTAAATCAGATTTTACAAATACCACAGGAGTTACTATGA
- a CDS encoding alpha-ketoacid dehydrogenase subunit beta, which yields MSEMTTYREALRAAMHKAMKKDKRVFLMGEDVGRYGGSFAVSKGLLEEFGAERIIDTPLCESAFTGAGIGAALGGMRPIVEIMTVNFSLLALDQIMNNAATLLHMSGGQFNVPLVIRMSTGGGKQLAAQHSHSLEGWYAHIPGLKVLTPATVQDAYDMIGLALDDPDPVLIFENSLLYNMKGEFDAEVKALEIGKAFTHRQGKDISIITYGISLFKALEAAEVLSKEDIDAEVIDLRSLRPLDDETIINSVKKTHRVLIVDEGWKSGSISAEIMARINEQAFYELDAPMARVCSEEVPFPYANHLEQAAMPQSEKIVAAARKVMEEL from the coding sequence ATGAGTGAAATGACTACATATCGCGAAGCTTTAAGAGCTGCAATGCATAAAGCAATGAAAAAAGATAAGAGAGTTTTTTTAATGGGAGAAGATGTCGGCAGGTATGGAGGCAGCTTTGCTGTTAGCAAAGGTCTTTTAGAAGAGTTTGGAGCCGAGCGAATTATAGACACGCCTCTTTGTGAATCTGCTTTTACGGGAGCCGGAATCGGTGCTGCACTCGGAGGCATGCGACCTATTGTAGAGATTATGACGGTAAATTTTAGTCTTTTGGCTCTTGATCAGATTATGAATAATGCTGCAACCCTGCTTCATATGTCGGGCGGACAGTTCAATGTTCCTCTTGTTATTCGTATGTCGACAGGTGGTGGAAAACAGCTCGCGGCTCAGCACTCTCATTCACTGGAAGGATGGTACGCGCATATTCCGGGACTTAAAGTTTTAACTCCTGCAACAGTGCAGGACGCGTACGATATGATAGGTTTGGCGCTTGATGATCCTGATCCGGTGTTAATTTTTGAAAATTCTCTTTTGTATAATATGAAGGGGGAATTTGATGCAGAGGTAAAAGCATTAGAGATAGGAAAAGCTTTTACACATCGACAAGGCAAAGATATAAGCATTATTACATACGGTATAAGCCTATTTAAAGCGCTTGAAGCGGCAGAAGTGCTATCAAAAGAAGATATAGATGCAGAGGTTATAGATTTGCGCTCTTTGCGTCCACTTGATGATGAGACGATTATAAATTCAGTTAAAAAAACACATAGAGTTCTCATAGTGGATGAGGGGTGGAAATCGGGCAGTATCTCTGCTGAAATCATGGCGCGAATAAATGAGCAGGCTTTTTATGAGCTGGATGCTCCGATGGCTCGCGTATGTTCAGAGGAGGTTCCATTTCCATATGCAAATCATCTTGAACAAGCTGCAATGCCGCAGAGCGAGAAGATTGTCGCAGCGGCGCGAAAAGTGATGGAGGAGTTATGA
- the pdhA gene encoding pyruvate dehydrogenase (acetyl-transferring) E1 component subunit alpha: MENKMQIYKKYYTQMLLIRRFEEKCVELYSSEKIRGFLHLYIGEEAVAVGVMDALTPDDNIFATYREHGHALVRGVSPNAIMAEMLGKVEGCSRGRGGSMHLFDAATRFYGGSAIVGGGLPLAVGMALADKMKKEDRVSVCFFGDGAVAEGEFHESLNLAALWNLPILFVCENNLYGMGTELKMSESETNLAKKASCYKIESLQVDGMNVLDVAKAAKDAVKKIKKEGVPVFLECLTYRFRGHSMFDAELYRDKKEVNEWKKKDPILNFQNELKKMKALEQIDIKDIEKEVSSIINEAVEFAQNGTLEPIEDLEKFVYSMEAEQ, from the coding sequence ATGGAAAATAAAATGCAAATTTATAAAAAATACTATACGCAGATGCTTTTAATACGAAGATTTGAAGAGAAGTGTGTAGAGTTGTACAGTAGTGAAAAAATTCGTGGATTTTTACATCTTTATATCGGCGAAGAAGCTGTAGCAGTCGGTGTTATGGATGCGCTTACTCCTGATGATAATATATTTGCTACTTATCGTGAACATGGGCATGCTTTGGTGCGCGGTGTATCACCAAATGCAATTATGGCTGAAATGCTTGGAAAAGTTGAAGGTTGTTCTCGCGGACGCGGCGGTTCTATGCATCTTTTTGACGCTGCAACGCGTTTTTACGGCGGAAGCGCAATTGTAGGCGGCGGACTTCCTCTTGCAGTAGGTATGGCTCTTGCAGATAAGATGAAAAAAGAGGATCGTGTGAGTGTTTGCTTTTTTGGCGATGGTGCCGTAGCTGAGGGGGAATTCCATGAATCTCTTAATTTGGCGGCTTTGTGGAATCTGCCGATACTTTTTGTTTGTGAAAACAATCTCTACGGAATGGGTACAGAGCTTAAAATGAGTGAATCTGAGACGAATCTTGCAAAAAAAGCCTCTTGCTATAAGATTGAGTCGTTGCAAGTCGACGGCATGAATGTACTTGATGTCGCAAAAGCGGCTAAAGATGCAGTTAAAAAAATAAAAAAAGAGGGTGTTCCTGTTTTTCTGGAGTGTCTCACATACCGTTTTCGCGGACACTCTATGTTTGATGCCGAACTCTACCGCGATAAAAAAGAGGTAAATGAGTGGAAGAAAAAAGATCCTATACTCAATTTTCAAAATGAGCTTAAAAAGATGAAAGCTTTGGAGCAGATAGATATAAAAGATATTGAAAAAGAGGTCTCTTCAATCATAAATGAAGCGGTTGAATTTGCCCAAAACGGCACATTAGAGCCTATTGAAGATTTAGAAAAATTTGTTTACTCAATGGAGGCAGAACAATGA
- the acsA gene encoding acetate--CoA ligase, which translates to MKEHKIEKNKTDFLISPNLTDYEKEYKFFEWDRVALEFEGLPSGGLNIAHEAIDRHANGLLAQKSALIWLGEDGQRRKFTFAQMKEQSAKFANVLKSLGIAKGDRVFTLSTRLPELYIASIGILKNQSVMCPLFSQFGPEPILQRLQRGDAKALLTTKTLFKKKVLPLLKELPDLKTVILIDADIDENEQVRSWNRLMDEADDMFEIAHTNPEDMSLLHFTSGTTGMPKGVVHVHKAIYNHYISGKYVLDLHKDDIYWCTADPGWVTGTSYGIITPWLHGVTNVVDEGEFDAKRWYSILQNEKVSVWYTAPTAIRRLMRLDMEPLKEYDISALRLIQSVGEPLNPEAVIWGKEKLKLPIHDNWWQTETGAIMIANYISEPIYAGSMGRPLPGIKAAIVHVDDKGEASEVTEPNKEGELALKPGWPSMFRSYLHNEERYAKSFVGGWYLSGDLAYRDEKGYFWFVGRSDDIIKTSGHMVGPFEVESALMEHPSVAEAGVIGKPDPMIGQIVKAFVSLKAGYEPSEELKRELIGFGRKKLGAAVAPKEIEFQQNLPKTRSGKIMRRLLKAREMGLPEGDTSTLED; encoded by the coding sequence ATGAAAGAACATAAAATTGAAAAAAATAAAACAGATTTTTTAATTTCACCTAATTTAACAGATTATGAAAAAGAGTATAAATTTTTTGAGTGGGATAGAGTTGCTTTAGAATTTGAAGGATTGCCTTCAGGTGGATTAAATATTGCTCATGAAGCAATTGACCGTCATGCAAATGGTTTGCTGGCTCAAAAAAGTGCATTGATATGGTTGGGAGAAGATGGGCAAAGGCGTAAATTCACTTTTGCACAGATGAAAGAACAAAGCGCAAAGTTTGCCAATGTTTTAAAAAGCTTGGGCATCGCAAAAGGCGATCGTGTTTTTACACTCTCAACTCGTCTTCCAGAGTTATATATCGCTTCTATAGGGATACTTAAAAACCAAAGCGTTATGTGTCCTCTCTTTTCCCAGTTTGGACCAGAACCCATACTTCAAAGACTTCAAAGAGGCGATGCAAAAGCACTGCTTACAACAAAAACACTTTTTAAAAAGAAAGTACTTCCTCTCTTAAAAGAACTTCCTGATCTTAAAACAGTCATATTAATAGATGCAGATATAGATGAGAACGAACAGGTGCGTTCGTGGAATCGTTTGATGGATGAAGCTGATGATATGTTCGAAATCGCACACACTAATCCGGAAGATATGTCGCTTCTGCACTTCACAAGCGGTACTACGGGAATGCCAAAAGGGGTAGTGCATGTACATAAAGCCATATACAATCACTACATAAGCGGTAAATATGTACTTGACCTGCATAAAGACGATATCTATTGGTGTACAGCGGACCCCGGATGGGTTACAGGAACCTCATACGGAATTATTACTCCATGGCTTCATGGTGTGACAAATGTTGTTGATGAAGGGGAATTTGATGCAAAACGATGGTACTCAATTTTGCAAAATGAGAAAGTAAGCGTCTGGTATACTGCTCCAACAGCCATAAGACGCCTAATGCGTCTTGATATGGAGCCATTAAAAGAGTATGACATCTCTGCTTTAAGATTGATTCAAAGTGTCGGCGAGCCTTTAAATCCAGAAGCTGTTATTTGGGGCAAAGAGAAACTTAAACTTCCCATCCATGACAATTGGTGGCAGACAGAGACGGGCGCAATAATGATTGCAAACTATATCTCTGAGCCTATCTATGCAGGCTCTATGGGGCGTCCGCTTCCGGGAATCAAAGCAGCCATAGTGCATGTAGATGATAAAGGGGAAGCTAGTGAAGTTACTGAGCCAAACAAAGAGGGAGAGTTGGCACTAAAACCGGGCTGGCCCTCTATGTTTCGCTCTTATCTGCATAATGAGGAGCGTTATGCGAAATCTTTTGTCGGAGGATGGTACCTCTCTGGGGACTTGGCATATAGGGATGAAAAGGGCTATTTTTGGTTTGTGGGGCGCTCTGATGACATCATAAAAACCTCTGGACACATGGTTGGACCTTTTGAGGTTGAAAGCGCTTTAATGGAGCATCCAAGCGTTGCCGAAGCGGGAGTTATCGGAAAACCTGACCCAATGATAGGGCAGATAGTCAAGGCTTTTGTGTCGCTTAAAGCGGGGTATGAGCCTAGCGAAGAGTTAAAACGAGAACTAATAGGTTTTGGGCGCAAAAAACTTGGAGCGGCAGTAGCGCCAAAAGAGATTGAGTTTCAGCAAAATCTTCCAAAAACAAGAAGCGGAAAAATAATGCGCCGGTTACTAAAAGCTCGTGAAATGGGCTTGCCTGAGGGTGATACATCTACTTTAGAGGATTAG
- a CDS encoding DUF4405 domain-containing protein has protein sequence MNLKKITSLTMLLTMLIMSYTGIILFIAPEGRVARWIDWSFLGLTKTEAGEVHSTFMILFVLATILHIYYNLKPIVSYLKNSARELIVFTKEMVVATLLTIVFLVGTLTSTTPFDNFLELKEVAKEYWKNIYGEPPYGRAELSSLKTFIRKNQLNEKNSLNALKTNNIKFENSNEKLTDIAKANSVSPQKLYEIMQTDF, from the coding sequence ATGAATTTAAAAAAAATCACATCTTTGACTATGCTTTTAACAATGTTGATTATGAGTTATACTGGTATCATTCTATTTATAGCGCCAGAAGGTAGAGTTGCTCGCTGGATTGACTGGAGTTTTTTAGGACTTACGAAAACAGAAGCTGGGGAAGTTCACTCAACTTTTATGATACTTTTTGTTCTAGCGACAATTTTACATATTTATTACAACTTAAAACCTATAGTAAGTTATTTAAAAAATAGCGCAAGGGAGTTGATTGTTTTTACAAAAGAGATGGTAGTTGCAACTCTTTTGACTATTGTTTTTTTAGTAGGAACGCTTACCTCTACAACTCCATTTGATAATTTTTTAGAACTAAAAGAAGTAGCAAAAGAATACTGGAAAAATATTTATGGAGAGCCGCCATACGGTAGAGCTGAACTCTCTTCATTAAAAACATTTATAAGAAAAAATCAGTTAAATGAAAAAAATTCTCTAAATGCACTTAAAACAAATAATATCAAGTTTGAAAACAGTAATGAAAAGCTTACGGATATCGCAAAAGCAAATAGTGTCAGTCCGCAAAAATTATATGAAATAATGCAAACTGATTTTTAA
- the glgB gene encoding 1,4-alpha-glucan branching protein GlgB, producing MSVFYDVSRFSEYDVYLFREGKHTKLYNHFGAHLMHREGNHGTYFALWAPNAEAVSVRGDFNNYDPNSHHLKKRDDDSGIWEGFIEGVEAGITYKYHIYTKEHNPNPLKADPFAFYAEKAPASASKIWSLNFYKWRDKSWMHSRKKHNSHHAPISVYEVHLGSWKKAEDGSFLTYTQAAHKLSKYLLEMQFTHVELLPITEYPFEGSWGYQVNGYFAPTARYGNPDELMEFVDIMHQAGIGVILDWVPSHFVMDGHGLMNFDGTCLYEHKDPRKGYHPQWGSAIFNYDKDEVRSFLISSAMFWLEKYHIDGIRVDAVSSMLYLDYAREEGDWIPNEFGGNENLGAIKFLKDLNSFVYGAFDDIMMFAEESTAYPMVSAPVDLGGLGFGFKWNMGWMHDTLKYMKNDPVVRKHHHHELTFSFVYMYNENYILPLSHDEVVHMKGSLINKMAGDYNQKFANLRALYAFMTAHPGKKLLFMGCEIAQFSEWNYKQSLDWNVLEYPNHKGVQNLVKELNRLYKEEPSLYKFDTDSHGFEWIDERDYKSNVISFIRKGDKKDEPIIVVCNFSDCLRENYPIGVPKRGVYTEIFNSQSKEFEGWGATNTKPLKTEAKEQHGRTNRLLITLPALGVVFFKKNR from the coding sequence ATGAGTGTTTTTTACGATGTAAGCAGGTTTAGTGAGTATGATGTTTATCTTTTTAGAGAGGGAAAGCATACAAAACTTTATAACCACTTTGGAGCACATTTAATGCATAGAGAGGGCAATCACGGCACCTATTTTGCGCTTTGGGCTCCAAATGCAGAGGCTGTCTCCGTAAGAGGCGATTTTAACAACTATGATCCAAATTCACATCATCTCAAAAAAAGAGATGACGATTCTGGAATTTGGGAGGGGTTTATCGAGGGCGTGGAAGCAGGTATAACCTACAAATATCACATCTATACAAAAGAGCATAATCCAAATCCGCTCAAGGCTGACCCTTTTGCGTTTTATGCCGAAAAAGCTCCCGCCTCGGCATCAAAGATCTGGTCACTCAACTTCTATAAATGGAGAGATAAATCATGGATGCACTCGCGTAAAAAACACAACTCCCACCATGCGCCAATATCCGTTTATGAAGTTCACTTAGGCTCATGGAAAAAGGCAGAAGATGGTTCATTTTTAACATATACCCAAGCTGCACATAAACTCTCAAAATACCTGCTTGAGATGCAATTTACACATGTAGAACTGCTTCCCATAACCGAATATCCGTTTGAGGGCTCTTGGGGATATCAGGTCAATGGATATTTTGCTCCGACTGCAAGATATGGCAATCCCGATGAGCTTATGGAGTTTGTCGATATTATGCATCAAGCTGGCATCGGTGTGATTTTGGACTGGGTGCCTTCTCATTTTGTGATGGACGGGCATGGACTTATGAATTTTGACGGAACTTGTTTGTATGAGCACAAAGATCCGCGCAAAGGATATCATCCGCAGTGGGGAAGTGCGATATTTAATTATGACAAAGATGAAGTAAGATCCTTTCTTATAAGCTCGGCGATGTTCTGGTTAGAGAAGTATCACATAGACGGCATTCGTGTTGATGCGGTCTCTTCGATGTTGTATCTTGATTATGCAAGAGAAGAGGGTGATTGGATACCAAATGAGTTTGGCGGAAATGAAAATCTCGGCGCCATTAAATTTTTAAAAGATCTTAATAGTTTTGTTTACGGTGCTTTTGATGATATTATGATGTTCGCCGAGGAGTCAACTGCATATCCTATGGTAAGTGCTCCGGTGGATCTTGGCGGTCTTGGTTTTGGATTTAAATGGAATATGGGCTGGATGCATGACACTCTTAAATATATGAAAAATGATCCTGTTGTGCGTAAGCACCATCATCATGAACTTACATTCAGCTTTGTTTATATGTACAATGAGAACTACATACTGCCGCTTAGCCACGATGAAGTTGTGCATATGAAAGGCTCGCTTATCAATAAAATGGCGGGAGACTACAACCAAAAATTTGCAAATTTAAGAGCGCTTTATGCTTTTATGACTGCGCATCCGGGCAAAAAGCTACTTTTCATGGGATGTGAAATAGCACAATTTTCGGAATGGAATTACAAACAGAGTCTTGATTGGAATGTTTTGGAGTATCCAAATCACAAAGGGGTGCAAAATCTCGTCAAAGAGCTAAACAGACTCTACAAAGAGGAGCCCTCTCTTTATAAGTTTGATACAGACAGCCATGGCTTTGAGTGGATAGATGAAAGGGATTATAAATCAAATGTTATCTCTTTTATCCGAAAAGGTGATAAAAAGGATGAACCAATTATTGTTGTTTGTAATTTTTCCGACTGTTTAAGGGAAAACTATCCCATAGGTGTCCCAAAAAGAGGAGTCTATACAGAGATTTTCAACTCTCAGTCAAAAGAGTTTGAAGGTTGGGGGGCAACAAATACGAAGCCGCTAAAAACCGAAGCAAAAGAGCAGCATGGACGAACAAACAGACTTCTTATCACACTTCCGGCTTTGGGCGTTGTTTTTTTTAAAAAAAACAGATAA
- a CDS encoding glycogen synthase, with the protein MIKKNLNILFVASEVAPFAKTGGLADVAGALPRALSEMGHNVVVVMPRYYAIDKTKLTHIEGPLGVSMGFMGELWAGVYSTKLPNSNAMIYFIDYEEYFGRGGLYDHYGEAYMDNDNRFIFFSKSVFGLCKMIDFKPDVIHANDWHTAAIPLLAQTRFADDFGDAATVLTLHNLEHQGNVYKGAMDILESGWEHFHPEAYESMDRINLLKGGIAYADAITTVSRKYAHEIQTSEFGFGLESHIRAHADKLFGILNGVDYDEWSPQKDDKIASKYSVKNMKGKLLCKRDIQKHFHLEQRDDVALIGFVGRFAKQKGIELIAEIIEGVLKQDLQIVMLGTGEKWAEGFFSHIASKYSGRFGLHVGYSDVLAHKIEAGCDLFLMPSLFEPCGLNQIYSLAYGTLPIVRKTGGLDDTIENFDEAAGSGVGFKFEYASAHALYHTIMWGVGVYYNNPKAFQEMQKRAMCMHFGWDDAAKSYDDVYRYAIHKKRVSKLQ; encoded by the coding sequence ATGATTAAAAAAAATCTCAATATTTTATTTGTAGCTTCAGAAGTTGCACCTTTTGCCAAAACCGGCGGTTTGGCTGATGTTGCGGGAGCACTTCCAAGGGCTTTAAGCGAGATGGGACACAATGTCGTAGTAGTGATGCCGAGGTATTATGCTATAGATAAAACAAAATTAACTCATATTGAAGGTCCTTTGGGTGTCTCCATGGGTTTTATGGGTGAATTGTGGGCGGGTGTATACAGCACAAAACTTCCAAATAGCAATGCCATGATCTACTTTATAGATTATGAGGAGTATTTTGGAAGAGGAGGTTTATATGATCACTATGGCGAAGCCTATATGGATAATGATAACCGCTTTATCTTTTTTTCAAAGTCTGTTTTTGGGCTTTGTAAAATGATAGATTTTAAGCCTGATGTTATCCATGCAAATGATTGGCACACGGCAGCCATACCGCTTTTGGCTCAAACAAGATTTGCAGATGATTTTGGTGATGCTGCAACCGTTTTAACGCTTCATAACCTTGAACATCAAGGAAATGTTTATAAGGGTGCCATGGATATTTTAGAATCCGGATGGGAACATTTTCATCCTGAGGCTTATGAGAGTATGGATCGCATAAACCTCTTAAAAGGCGGTATTGCATATGCCGATGCCATAACGACGGTATCGAGAAAGTATGCCCATGAGATACAAACAAGCGAGTTCGGGTTTGGTTTGGAGAGTCATATAAGAGCGCATGCAGATAAACTTTTTGGAATTTTAAACGGAGTGGATTATGATGAGTGGAGTCCACAAAAAGATGATAAAATAGCTTCAAAATATAGTGTTAAAAATATGAAAGGAAAACTTCTTTGTAAAAGAGATATACAAAAGCATTTTCATCTTGAGCAAAGAGACGATGTTGCGCTTATAGGTTTTGTCGGCAGATTTGCAAAACAAAAAGGCATAGAGCTTATTGCCGAAATAATCGAAGGAGTCTTAAAGCAGGATTTGCAGATAGTGATGCTTGGAACCGGAGAGAAGTGGGCAGAGGGATTTTTTAGCCATATTGCTTCAAAATATAGCGGCAGGTTTGGGCTTCATGTAGGCTACAGTGATGTTTTGGCACATAAAATAGAAGCGGGATGCGACCTCTTTTTGATGCCTTCACTTTTTGAGCCGTGTGGACTTAATCAAATCTATTCGCTTGCATACGGAACTCTTCCCATTGTTCGAAAAACAGGCGGACTTGATGATACGATAGAAAATTTTGATGAAGCAGCAGGAAGCGGAGTCGGATTTAAGTTTGAATATGCCAGCGCACACGCACTTTATCATACCATTATGTGGGGGGTTGGAGTTTATTACAATAACCCAAAAGCATTTCAAGAGATGCAAAAAAGAGCAATGTGCATGCATTTTGGATGGGATGACGCTGCAAAATCCTACGATGATGTTTACAGATATGCAATACACAAAAAGAGAGTTTCAAAACTCCAATAA